The following nucleotide sequence is from Alphaproteobacteria bacterium.
CAGTCCTTGATCCGGCCAGCCGGTAAAAAAGGGAACCAGAATCAAATGCCCCGAACTGCTGACCGGCAGGAATTCCGTCAGACCTTGAACCGCGGCAAGAACTAAAATTTGCAGAAAACTCATAAGGCACCGTACATGAAATATCTATTCTAAGCCATAACCCCAGTTTCGTATAATCCTCAACTATAAAGAATATTATGGCAAAAATATTTTTTACTCTGTACCAGTTGGGGATTACGCTATACCCTAAGGAATGCGCACTTTATACCATATCTGGCTGTCCCCTTTTTGCCGCAAGGTCCGTTTTTATATGGCGGAAAAATCCTTGCCGTTTGAATTGAAGGTGGAAAAAATTTGGGAACGGCGCACGGAATTTTTTACGCTCAATCCCGCCGGCGAGGTTCCGGTTTTGGTCGATCAAGACGGCAAGGCGATTGTCGATGCCAACGCGATTTGCGAATATCTCGAAGAAACTTACGCCAGTCCAAATTTATTGGGCCACGATCCGCATGCGCGTGCGGAAACGCGCCGCCTGATTGCGTGGTTCGACGGAAAATTCAACCGCGAGGTTAGCGCCTATCTGGTCGATGAAAAAATGATGAAACGTTTTGTGGGTTTGGGCGAACCGAACTCGCACGCGATCCGCGCCGGCAAGGCGAATATCGGCCACCATCTCGATTATATTTCTTACTTGATCGAACGGCGCAACTGGCTGGCAGGAGATCAGTTTACTTTGGCGGATATTGCGGCGGCGGCGCATTTGTCCTGTATCGATTATTTGGGCGATGTGCCGTGGGACAATCATCCTGTCGCCAAGCAATGGTATATGCGGATTAAATCGCGCCCGGCGTTTCGCGGACTTCTGGCGGATCATATTCCCGGCGTGCCGCCGCCCAAACACTACGCGCAGTTGGATTTTTAACGCGAAGCGATAGGTGTAATATTTTCTCGCCGCAACTGAGTTAGCAATTCGTTGAAACCAATTTTCCCCGGGCTGCTGGTCATAAATATCGGATGCGATTTATAAAAATCCGTATCGCTAATCAATCTTTGTTGATTTGGATTGAGCGCTCCGTTCAGCACTTTCCCGGGAACAACCTGACCGTTTGGCAGCGGGTTAAGTCTAATCAGGTAGTTTTGTGAATAATGATGACCAGTCCAGTTTGCATAAAGGCTGTATCCCAGAACGTACTGCGGATCGCGAGTTTGATAAAGATAAAGGCTGGTATGCGGTTCGGGGGCACTATACCACTTTAATGCTGGAACAAGTCCGCAGTATCCGGCCAGAGCAGAAATAAAAATCCATAATGCTTGCTTATACTTCTTTCGCATCACCGGATGATATCCTCAATCGATTTAAAAATCCAGTCTATGTCCTGCGGACGGCTTAGCCGGTGATCGCCATCTTTGATCAGATGAATTTGCACATTGTCGCTTTCGACTTTTTCAGAAATGCGGCGTGAAAATTCCCAAGGCACATCGACATCGTTCATGCCATGAATCAACCGGACCGGGCAGGCGACGGGCAGCGTTTCGCGCGCCAGCAATAAATGCTTGCGACCATCTTCGATCAATTGTTTGGTGAATGGTGTTGGTTCCGTATCGTATTTTGGTGGTTCGTAAAACACGCCGTCTTTCAATAATTTTTCGCGGGCGCCTTCGCTGATGACGTTCCAAATCAATTCTTCGGTGAAATCCGGCGCGCTGGCGATGCCAACCAGACCGGCGACACGTTCCGGACGCAGCAAGGCAAGATGCAATGTAATCCATCCGCCCATGCTCGATCCTACAAGAATTTTTTTACCCACCGTGTGGTTGTCCAGAATATACAATGCGTCTTTGATCCATTGGCCGATCGTACCATCGATAAATTTTCCATCCGACTGTCCGTGACCACTGTAATCAAATCGCGTCAATCCATGTCCGGTTTTTTGCGCCCATTCTGCTAACGCCGTCGCTTTGCTGCCATTCATGTCGGACCGGAAGCCGGTTAAAAATAAAATGCCTGGCTGTGATTGTTTTGCCGCAATGGCGGAAATCGTTTGGTAAGCGAGGCGATGAGGTTGCGCCGCTGCATATTGCACATTCTGGTTTAGGGCCGTTTTTAGTTGATAGTTTGGATTATTCATCACTATTCCCGCATTTTTATGTCATTCCAGGCGGATAAGCTTATACACCAAAAAGCCTTTTTATGCTATGTCTAAGCGCATGAAATTGGCGATCTCGAAACAGGCTCCAACGGTTTTACAAATTTTACCGGCACTGATCAGCGGCGGTGTAGAACGCGGCACGGTCGATATGGCCGCATATATTGTGCAGCAGGGATGGAATGCAATCGTAGTATCGTCGGGCGGGCCGATGGCGCATGAAGTCGAACGGGCCGGCGGCAAGCACATTGCTCTGCCGGTGGATTCCAAAAATCCGTTGCAAATTTTGTGGAATGCGCGCGTGCTGGCGAAAATCATCCGCGACCGCAATGTCAGCATTATCCATGCGCGCTCGCGCGCGCCTGCTTGGAGCGCGTTCAAGGCCGCGCGCAAAACCGGCACGCCGTTTGTGACCTCGTTTCATGGCGCTTATAATTTTACCGGCAAGGTCAAGCGTTGGTACAACAGCATCATGACGCGCGGCGCGCGCGTGATCGCGGTGTCGCATTTTATAGAATCGCATATTGCCGCGAATTACGATATCGATCCGGATAAAATCGATGTCGTGCCGCGCGGCATTGATTTATTGCGGTTCGATCCCGTGCGCGTGCATCGCGATCGCGTGATCAAGCTTGCCGGCGAATGGAATATTCCCGACGACAAGCCGATCATCATGTTGCCTGGCCGCATTAGCCGCTGGAAAGGCCAGCGCGAATTGCTGATGGCGTTATCGAAATTGCCGCATAAAAA
It contains:
- a CDS encoding glutathione S-transferase family protein yields the protein MRTLYHIWLSPFCRKVRFYMAEKSLPFELKVEKIWERRTEFFTLNPAGEVPVLVDQDGKAIVDANAICEYLEETYASPNLLGHDPHARAETRRLIAWFDGKFNREVSAYLVDEKMMKRFVGLGEPNSHAIRAGKANIGHHLDYISYLIERRNWLAGDQFTLADIAAAAHLSCIDYLGDVPWDNHPVAKQWYMRIKSRPAFRGLLADHIPGVPPPKHYAQLDF
- a CDS encoding alpha/beta hydrolase, with the protein product MNGSKATALAEWAQKTGHGLTRFDYSGHGQSDGKFIDGTIGQWIKDALYILDNHTVGKKILVGSSMGGWITLHLALLRPERVAGLVGIASAPDFTEELIWNVISEGAREKLLKDGVFYEPPKYDTEPTPFTKQLIEDGRKHLLLARETLPVACPVRLIHGMNDVDVPWEFSRRISEKVESDNVQIHLIKDGDHRLSRPQDIDWIFKSIEDIIR
- a CDS encoding glycosyltransferase, whose translation is MSKRMKLAISKQAPTVLQILPALISGGVERGTVDMAAYIVQQGWNAIVVSSGGPMAHEVERAGGKHIALPVDSKNPLQILWNARVLAKIIRDRNVSIIHARSRAPAWSAFKAARKTGTPFVTSFHGAYNFTGKVKRWYNSIMTRGARVIAVSHFIESHIAANYDIDPDKIDVVPRGIDLLRFDPVRVHRDRVIKLAGEWNIPDDKPIIMLPGRISRWKGQRELLMALSKLPHKNFYCLFVGSDHGHESYRQEIERLVSELQLEGLVKWVGECKDMPAAYLLADVVVSASIEPEAFGRVVVEAQAMGRPVIATNHGGSAETIIDGETGLLYPADDINALSQMIGKVLTLNAQARERLAETQMAHARAHYSREQMCEGEFAVYKKVLSKARKKSNAA